Proteins encoded in a region of the Triticum dicoccoides isolate Atlit2015 ecotype Zavitan chromosome 3A, WEW_v2.0, whole genome shotgun sequence genome:
- the LOC119268775 gene encoding uncharacterized protein LOC119268775, protein MDDTQYGGPRRRRTARHAAPAGGVQGRVQACDEVVFLTLRSGPASRAAALAATSFSSASRAATSTRAPVQFSVNLGHRWLRCCVVSRSSCRAGGGIWGWRWHEMQSSLRHSLYKDYTKGSAKEDSSLQPPQR, encoded by the exons ATGGATGACACACAGTATGGGGGACCAAGGCGGCGACGTACCGCACGACACGCAGCTCCTGCTGGTGGAGTCCAAGGCCGGGTTCAGGCCTGCGACGAGGTCGTGTTCCTCACGCTGCGTTCTGGGCCAGCCTcaagggcggcggcgctggcggcgacgAGCTTCAGCTCTGCATCTAGAGCGGCGACATCGACACGCGCGCCAGTTCAGTTCAGTGTTAATCTCGGTCACCGATGGTTGAG GTGTTGTGTTGTTTCTCGCTCTAG CTGCAGGGCTGGCGGCGGCATTTGGGGTTGGAGATGGCATGAGATGCAGAGCTCCTTGCGCCACTCTCTTTACAAAG ACTATACAAAAGGATCAGCAAAGGAGGACTCAAGTTTGCAACCACCACAGAGATAA